From the genome of Streptomyces sp. JH34:
CGGTGCGGGTGCGGCCCGTCGGCATGGGCCGCACCCTGTCACGGTCCTACAGGTCGAACTCGTGCGGCGGCAGGTCCAGCGCGAAGCACGCCTCGCGCACGACGGCCTGCTCCGACTTGTCGAAGTCGCCGTCCGCGCCGCCGATCACGATGCCGATCTGGATGACGGCACGCGCCTCGGCGGGCTTCTTCTTCGCCTTGGCGATCTCCTGGAGCACGCTGACCTTGCCGAAGGCGAAGTCCGCGGTCAGCTTGTTCACGTAGTCGTTGAACCGGCGCTGGAGATCGTCAGCGGGGAAGTTCTGCAGCACGTCGTTGGTGGCGATCAGGGTGGCGACACGCTGCCGCTCGGACGGGTCGATGGAACCGTCGGCGGCGGAGACCAGGGCGCACATGGCCATGCTCGCGTCCCGGAACGCCCCGCTCTTCAGGTCGTTCTTCTTCGCCTCCAGCTGCGTCTGCATCGTCGACGCGGATTCCTTGATCCGATCCCAAAGGGCCATGACGTCTCCATAAGTGCGTTGCCAGTGATGCGGTGACCGGTCGAACTCTACAGCCGTGTAGAAGATGTATGGGCGGACAACCGACGCACGACGGAGGACGCAGCGGTAATCGGCCACTCAGTAGGATGCGGCGGATGAACAGGCCCACAGGTACGGACGACGGCGGCGCCCAGGAGGGGCCCCGGCTGCCCAGGCGCGCCCAGGGACAGCTGGAGTCCCAGGTCCTGACGGTGTTGAGCTCGGCGGGCGGCCCGGCGACGGCCGGCTGGGTGCAGGAGCACCTCGACGGCGATCTCGCCTACACCACGGTCATCACGATCCTCTCCCGCCTCTACGCCAAGAAGGCCGTGACCCGCACCCGGCAGGGCCGTTCTTACGTCTGGACCCCGGCGTCCGACGAGGCGGGCCTCGCCGCCCTGCGCATGCGCCGCGTCCTGGACGGCGAACGGGACAGGGAGGCCGTCCTGGCCCGTTTCGTCTCCGCGCTGTCCCCGGGCGACGAGGCCAGACTCCGCGCGCTGCTCTCCCGCGCGGTCGGCCCCTCCGATGACGGCCCGGGCGGCCCGGACGGCCTCGACGACCCCGGCGACTCCGCGGCTCCGGAAGGCTGAGAGCCACCACGATGGGCGTCTTCGTCTACCTGCCACTCGTCCTGCCGCTGACCGCACTGCCCATGGCGCGCCTCGCCGAGCAGCACCTGCACCCCAGGAGCGCCACGCGCCTGCTGGCCGTCACGGGGTCGACGCTGGCCCTGTGCAGCACGCTGTGCCTGGCCCTGCTCATGGTGGTGGGCACGGCCCAGCTGCCCGGCAATCCGCTGCCCGACGGGTGGTCGGACCCGGAGGTGCGTGCCGCGGTGCCCTACGAGGAGAAGGCGGGCCTGATCGCGATCGGGGTCCTGGGAGCGGTCCTGGCGGCCTGCGGAAGCACCCTGCTGCGACACACGAGGGCCCGGATCCGCGCCGCCCAGGCGGTGGGGCCGGTGCCGGGGAGCGGCGGCACCGGGGACCTCGCCGTCATTCCGTCCCCCGACCCGTTCGCGTACGCCCTACCGGGACGGCGCGGGCGCGGGTACGACGGACGGGTCGTGGTCTCCACCGCG
Proteins encoded in this window:
- a CDS encoding M56 family metallopeptidase, whose amino-acid sequence is MGVFVYLPLVLPLTALPMARLAEQHLHPRSATRLLAVTGSTLALCSTLCLALLMVVGTAQLPGNPLPDGWSDPEVRAAVPYEEKAGLIAIGVLGAVLAACGSTLLRHTRARIRAAQAVGPVPGSGGTGDLAVIPSPDPFAYALPGRRGRGYDGRVVVSTAMMECLDPRERRALVAHERAHLAGRHHRYLLATQLAARANPFLLPLRTAVAYSTERWADEEAAYAVGSRRDVATAVGKAALSAHREPGPAVLPGFAAAAGPVPRRVAALLDPEPPAGLWPPASAHLAVAAVTATVGTAASALSSLNATVTLVGILHAATPL
- a CDS encoding BlaI/MecI/CopY family transcriptional regulator; the protein is MNRPTGTDDGGAQEGPRLPRRAQGQLESQVLTVLSSAGGPATAGWVQEHLDGDLAYTTVITILSRLYAKKAVTRTRQGRSYVWTPASDEAGLAALRMRRVLDGERDREAVLARFVSALSPGDEARLRALLSRAVGPSDDGPGGPDGLDDPGDSAAPEG
- a CDS encoding TerB family tellurite resistance protein — protein: MALWDRIKESASTMQTQLEAKKNDLKSGAFRDASMAMCALVSAADGSIDPSERQRVATLIATNDVLQNFPADDLQRRFNDYVNKLTADFAFGKVSVLQEIAKAKKKPAEARAVIQIGIVIGGADGDFDKSEQAVVREACFALDLPPHEFDL